CGGGCAGGACGTGACGTCGATCTACATGAACGACGGCTACCTGTTCTTCCAGATCGATCCGGTGGAAACACGTGTCGAAGGCGACTCAATTGATATTGAGATGCGCCTTACCGAAGGCGTGCAGGCCCGTGTGAAAGACATCAACATCGCAGGCAATACCAAAACGTCGGACCACGTGATTCGGCGCGAGTTGCGCACGCTGCCCGGCGACAAGTTCAACCGCGAGCTGCTCATTCGTTCGCAGCGCGAACTAGCCTCCCTAGGTTACTTCGACCCGGAGAAGGTAGGCATGAACCCCGTGCCCAACCCGGCCGACGGCACCGTGGACATTAACTACACGGTGGCGGAAAAACCCTCCGACCAGATTACCCTATCGGGTGGTTGGGGCGGCTACGCAGGTTTTATCGGTACGGTGGGCCTGGTGTTCAACAACTTTTCGCTGCGCAAGGCTTCGGATTTGCGCAACTGGCGCCCCGTGCCCGGTGGCGACGGGCAGCGCCTGGCGCTGAACGTGCAGGCCAACGGCTTGCAGTTTCAGTCGTATTCTTTCTCGTTCACGGAGCCGTGGCTGGGTGGTCGTAAACCCAATGCACTGTCCTTCACCCTGAACAAGAGCATTCAGCGCTTCTCTACGGGCAGCAACTTCGATGTGCGCGCCGGTAGCTTCATCAAGGTAAACAGCGCCTCGGTTAGCCTAGGTCGGCGTCTGCGCTGGCCCGACGACTACTTCACGCTCAGCAACAGCTTGTCGTTTAGCCAGTACAAGCTCAAAGACTACCCGTACTTCAGCGGGTTCAGCACGGGCAACGCGAACAACTTCACCTTCAACACCACGCTGGCTCGCAACAGCACCGACAACCCCACCTTCACGCGCCGGGGTTCGGCACTGTCGCTGTCGCTGAACCTGACGCCGCCTTACTCGGTGTTTCCGGGGGCGCACCCCAACGTAAACGAGTGGGTGGAGTTCCACAAGTGGATGTTCGATGCCTCGTGGTTTACGCCCCTAGGTGGCAAGTTCGTGCTGAACACCCGGGCCCACTTTGGCTTTATCGGGCGCTACAACCAAAACCGGGCAATTGGTCCGTTCGAGCGGTTTAAGCTAGGCGGTGCTGGCCTGGGCTTTGGCGGTGCGGCCAATTTCCTGGTGGGTACCGAGTTTGTGGGCCTGCGCGGCTACGACGACCCCAACGACGCGTTTGCCATTCAGGCGCCGAACTCGGCGGGTGGTGTGGCCTACAACAAGTACGTAATGGAGCTGCGTTACCCCGTGTCGCTGAACCCGGCCGCTACGGTGTACGTGCTGGGCTTTGCTGAGGCCGGTAATGCCTTCGAGAATTACTCCACCTACAACCCCTACAAGCTGTACCGCTCGGCTGGTGTTGGTGCTCGTATTTTCATGTCGGCATTTGGTTTGCTAGGTTTCGACTACGGCTACGGCTTCGACACCGTGACGCCGTACTCGGTTACGCCTAACAAGCAGGACCGGGGCAAATTCCACTTCATCATTGGTCAGCAAATCCGCTAAGGCACCAAACCACCTAGGGCCGGCGTTCTGTAGCATATGAAACGACTATTGCTTGCGCTGCCCCTGTTGTGGCTGGCGCTGATGCCCGGCCTGGCCCGGGCTCAAAAGTTCGGTTACATCGACTCGGAGTTCATCATGAGCAAGATGCCCGCCTACGCGCAGGCACAGCAAGAGCTCAACACCATGTCGCAGAACTGGCAGAAGGACATCGAGGCCCAGAAAAAGGACCTCGACCGGTTGTACCGCACCTACCAGGCCGAGGAGGTGTTGCTAACCGAGCCGATGAAGAAGAAGCGCCAGGATGAAATCCTGAAAAAGGAGCAAGACATCAAGGCGTACCAGAATAAAGTGTTTGGTTACGAAGGCCAGCTGTTTAAAAAGCGGCAGGAGCTGACCAAGCCGGTTCAGGATCAAGTGTTCGAAGCGGTGGAGAAAGTGGCCAAGAAAAAGCAACTGGCCATTATTTTCGACAAGTCGGGCGACCTGACCATGCTTTACACCAACCCCGCGCACGACTACACGGAATTTGTGCTCGAAGAATTGGGTTTAGCGTCTGAGGAGCGTAACCAGCCCGCGGCCAAAGGCCCGGTACGCACCGTGGAAAAACCGGCTACCCCCGGCGGTGCAGCCGACGATGCCGAGTTTGAGGACCAGCGCCCGGCCGCCAAACCCGCCCAGCCGGCCAAGGGCAAGCAGTCCGTCCGCTCGGGTGCCCGGAATAATTAACTTTGTGAATCTAACCCTCCTGACTTTTTCCTCTCAATGACCCTGACCCGCAAGTTTCGCCTCGTGTTGGCCGCCGCAGCCCTTACGCTGGCTGCCGCTCCTGCCACCCTGGCTCAGACTGCTCCGGCCACTGCGTCGGCTTCGCTTAAAATCGGCTACACCAACGTTGATTACGTGTTGAGCCAGATGCCCGAGAGCCGTCAGATCGAATCGCAGCTGAAGGACTACAGCACCCAGTTGGAAAACCAGCTGAAGACCAAGTACCAGGACTACCAGACGAAGGCCGAAGCCTACCAGAAAGGTGCCGCTACGATGTCGGACCCGGTGCGTGCCGATAAAGAAAAGGAGCTGACTAACCTGCAGCAGTCCATCCAGGAGTTTCAGCGCAACGCCGAGACGTCGGTGCAGCAAAAGCAACAGCAACTGCTGAAGCCCGTGTACGACAAGCTGCAGAAGACCATTGACGTAGTAGCCGACAAGAACGGCTACACCTACGTGTTCAACTCCGATGCCGGCTTTGGCACTACGCCCATTCTGCTGCACGGCCCGAAAGATGGCGACATCTCGGATTTGGTGCTGAAGGAAATGGGTGTGACGCCCGGCCAAAACAACCAAGCTGCTGCCTCGGCTAAGCCTGCCAGCACCACGCCTGCTACGCCGGCCGCTCAGCCTGCTGGCAATAGCAAAACCAAGGTCAAGAAGAAGTAATCCTTCCGATGCTTTGCCCGAAAGCCGGGGCCTGTTGCCAGGCCCCGGCTTTTATGTTTGTATTCCTTTGCGCGTATTGCTGCTATGCACGAGTTAAACCCCGACCTGCTGCCCGATGACCCCGCCCTAGGTGCGGAGGCCGAAGAAGACGAGCTTTACGAACACCACCGCATTCAGGCCGATGGGCGACAGGAGCCCATGCGGCTCGATAAGTTTCTGCTGAACCGGTTGCCCAATGTGTCGCGCACCAAGGTGCAGGCCGGCATCGAGGCGGAGGCCGTGCAGGTGAATGGCAAGCCCGCCAAGCCCAGCTACAAGGTGAAGCCCGGCGACGTGATTACCGTTACGCTGCCCGAGCC
The sequence above is drawn from the Hymenobacter sp. YIM 151858-1 genome and encodes:
- the bamA gene encoding outer membrane protein assembly factor BamA, with the translated sequence MSPFFLRLSSVMLAGLLLGLAKPLSAQTQPAGRATSQEPQRYEIGGISVSGARFLDANTLIGLTGLKVGDPVSIPGEELGRAIRKLWDQGILGDVQVVVDRVEGNRVFLDFQLKERPRLSKIFFTGISKTQADDLRNKIKIVRGKVVTDALLSNTRQAVRKFYTDKGFMNVKVNIAQEADSTLPNSVELVIDVDKGDKVRISDIAFIGNEAIPDGKLKGKMKKTKEKKPYKFLNSGKFQKAEFDADKEKVIEFYNSQGFRDAIITADSLVTVKDKKGEAEKLQLRIYVEEGPKYYFRNITWNGNYLYDDKTLASILGIKKGDTYSKESLDKRLNYNPTGQDVTSIYMNDGYLFFQIDPVETRVEGDSIDIEMRLTEGVQARVKDINIAGNTKTSDHVIRRELRTLPGDKFNRELLIRSQRELASLGYFDPEKVGMNPVPNPADGTVDINYTVAEKPSDQITLSGGWGGYAGFIGTVGLVFNNFSLRKASDLRNWRPVPGGDGQRLALNVQANGLQFQSYSFSFTEPWLGGRKPNALSFTLNKSIQRFSTGSNFDVRAGSFIKVNSASVSLGRRLRWPDDYFTLSNSLSFSQYKLKDYPYFSGFSTGNANNFTFNTTLARNSTDNPTFTRRGSALSLSLNLTPPYSVFPGAHPNVNEWVEFHKWMFDASWFTPLGGKFVLNTRAHFGFIGRYNQNRAIGPFERFKLGGAGLGFGGAANFLVGTEFVGLRGYDDPNDAFAIQAPNSAGGVAYNKYVMELRYPVSLNPAATVYVLGFAEAGNAFENYSTYNPYKLYRSAGVGARIFMSAFGLLGFDYGYGFDTVTPYSVTPNKQDRGKFHFIIGQQIR
- a CDS encoding OmpH family outer membrane protein, which produces MKRLLLALPLLWLALMPGLARAQKFGYIDSEFIMSKMPAYAQAQQELNTMSQNWQKDIEAQKKDLDRLYRTYQAEEVLLTEPMKKKRQDEILKKEQDIKAYQNKVFGYEGQLFKKRQELTKPVQDQVFEAVEKVAKKKQLAIIFDKSGDLTMLYTNPAHDYTEFVLEELGLASEERNQPAAKGPVRTVEKPATPGGAADDAEFEDQRPAAKPAQPAKGKQSVRSGARNN
- a CDS encoding OmpH family outer membrane protein; translated protein: MTLTRKFRLVLAAAALTLAAAPATLAQTAPATASASLKIGYTNVDYVLSQMPESRQIESQLKDYSTQLENQLKTKYQDYQTKAEAYQKGAATMSDPVRADKEKELTNLQQSIQEFQRNAETSVQQKQQQLLKPVYDKLQKTIDVVADKNGYTYVFNSDAGFGTTPILLHGPKDGDISDLVLKEMGVTPGQNNQAAASAKPASTTPATPAAQPAGNSKTKVKKK